The following nucleotide sequence is from Paraburkholderia flava.
AGATTGTCGGTGACCGTACTGCGGGCGATGCCGTTCTGGTTTTCGAAAATCAGGCCCGCTTGCTCGAAGACGCGTTTCTTGCTGGTGACGGTTAGGCCGAGGACGACGTTCTCGAGGGGAAGAAATTTGGCTAAACGATTCATGTTGGCAGGCGAAAACGTGGCCTGGATTCTCCTCGCTGTGGCGTTCGAGCGGCGCGTATCGCGCCAATCGGGCCTCGCAGCGGTGTACGGTTAAGCCTGTCTAGCGCTGGGCGCTGGCTGAACGACCCCGATATACGACCGGAAAGTGACCGGACCATTATAGAACAGCGCAGCAACGGATGGTGCGGCGCGCCATCGCTCCCGGCGCGTCATGTGCAGCCTGTGCGGACGTTGCGGTGACCGCGCCGGGCTGCGCCCTTCACGATAAAAAACCGCCCTTGCGGGCGGCTTTTCCGGGTGAGGGAATCCCTCTAATAACCGCTATTGCGGCGGCACTTCCGCCTGCGGCGCGAGCGGTTGGTACTTGATCGCGTCGTGTTGATGGCCTTGCAGGCGATCCTTGTGACGCACCACTTGCCGGTCGAGCTTGTCGATCATCAGGTCGATCGCGGCGTACAGGTCGCCATTCGCGCTCTCGACAAAAATATCCTTGCCCTTCAGATGAAGGTTGATTTCAACCTTCTGTCTCTTGTCCTTTTCCTTATGATTGTCGACCGAGAGGACCACACTGCCGTCGATAACCTGATCGAAATGTCTTAGCACCCTGTCCAGTTTGGTGATCACGTATTCGCGCAACGCAGGTGTTACTTCGAGATGGTGTCCACTGATCTTCAGATTCATAGTGCCTCCAAGCGAGTGGCCGCGTATCCGTATGAGGCAGCACCGGTCGATCTGCTGGCCCGTCCGCGTCGTCCCCGGCGACTGACTGCTGGCGGGCTGTATCGGCCGACCTGCTCCGCTCACCACGGTGCGGCCGGAAAATGCCCGCCGCAACACGCAGCAGGCTACAGAGACTTGCGCAGATTCACTGCTGGGATTCGAAGGGCTTCGCGGTATTTCGCGACGGTACGCCGTGCGACCACGAAACCCTGTTCTGCCAGCAGTTCGGCTATGCGGCTGTCTGAAAGAGGAGATTTCGGGTTTTCCGCTCCTATCAGTTGCTTGATGAGTGCGCGAATGGCCGTTGAAGAGGCCGCGCCCCCAGTGTCGGTCGAAACGTGCGATCCAAAGAAGTACTTAAATTCAAGCGTCCCAAACGGGGTCAGCATGTACTTGCCGGTTG
It contains:
- the hpf gene encoding ribosome hibernation-promoting factor, HPF/YfiA family, whose product is MNLKISGHHLEVTPALREYVITKLDRVLRHFDQVIDGSVVLSVDNHKEKDKRQKVEINLHLKGKDIFVESANGDLYAAIDLMIDKLDRQVVRHKDRLQGHQHDAIKYQPLAPQAEVPPQ